In Methanosarcina barkeri MS, a single window of DNA contains:
- a CDS encoding Acg family FMN-binding oxidoreductase, with protein sequence MPDMKELLHHTVMAPSGHNTQPWKFRIKENAVFIYPDFSRRLPVVDPLEWELYISLGCALENLVIAAEHEGYRALVGYSFEDGAISVNLELADGKANNDWLFNVIHIKQSTRRQYDGRPIPGADLERLASLPLEKGVSVLFVTEPEKIEGIIGLVKEGNSIQMNDRDFMQELISWIRFNEAEANRYRDGLSSKAMGNPSSPRFIGKLFMKFFLNAKGQSKKDEKYIRSSSVLMVLLSENNDIISWINTGRSFERLALFATALGIKNAHINQPCEVPELKKKLQKLLSAGNIHPQLLLRLGYAESLPRSLRRPVSEVII encoded by the coding sequence ATGCCAGATATGAAAGAACTTCTACATCACACAGTAATGGCTCCTTCGGGGCACAATACACAGCCCTGGAAGTTCAGGATAAAAGAAAATGCAGTTTTTATTTATCCAGATTTCTCAAGGAGACTCCCGGTTGTTGACCCCCTGGAATGGGAGCTATATATAAGCCTCGGATGTGCACTAGAGAATCTGGTAATAGCTGCCGAGCATGAAGGGTACAGAGCACTGGTGGGATACTCTTTTGAGGACGGGGCTATTTCTGTAAATCTAGAGCTTGCAGACGGTAAAGCCAATAATGACTGGCTTTTCAATGTTATCCATATAAAGCAGAGTACTCGAAGACAATATGACGGAAGACCTATTCCTGGAGCTGATCTGGAAAGGCTTGCATCACTTCCATTAGAGAAGGGAGTGTCGGTGCTTTTTGTGACTGAACCGGAAAAAATAGAAGGGATAATAGGGCTTGTTAAGGAAGGCAACAGCATACAGATGAATGACCGGGATTTTATGCAGGAACTGATTTCATGGATAAGATTCAACGAGGCCGAAGCAAACCGATATCGTGATGGTCTTAGCTCAAAGGCCATGGGAAACCCGTCATCGCCTCGCTTCATAGGAAAATTATTCATGAAATTCTTTTTGAATGCTAAGGGTCAATCGAAAAAGGATGAAAAATACATCAGAAGCTCGTCTGTGTTGATGGTCTTACTGTCGGAAAACAATGATATAATCTCCTGGATCAATACAGGGCGAAGTTTTGAAAGGTTGGCATTATTTGCCACAGCTCTTGGTATCAAAAACGCCCATATCAATCAGCCGTGCGAAGTGCCGGAACTCAAAAAGAAGTTACAAAAGCTATTGTCCGCAGGCAACATACACCCCCAGCTTTTACTACGCCTGGGATATGCAGAGTCTCTTCCCAGATCTCTGAGAAGACCTGTGTCCGAGGTTATAATCTGA
- a CDS encoding cupin domain-containing protein, with protein sequence MKGYSINIEKATLENNNFRKVLYTSKHSQLVLMSLKPGEEIGMEVHEENDQFFRFEQGKGKCIIDGNEYDLEDGVAVVVPAGAQHNVINTSETKELKLYTIYSPAHHKDGIVRATKEEAEANEAEFDGVTTE encoded by the coding sequence ATGAAAGGATATTCTATAAATATCGAAAAAGCCACTCTGGAAAACAACAATTTCCGCAAGGTACTCTATACCTCAAAACACAGCCAGCTGGTACTTATGAGCCTCAAACCCGGGGAAGAAATCGGGATGGAAGTGCATGAAGAAAACGACCAGTTTTTCCGTTTTGAGCAGGGAAAAGGGAAGTGCATAATTGACGGTAACGAATACGACCTTGAGGACGGTGTTGCAGTAGTTGTACCGGCCGGCGCGCAGCACAATGTAATCAATACTTCGGAAACGAAGGAGTTGAAACTCTACACAATCTATTCACCGGCGCACCACAAGGATGGAATCGTGCGTGCGACAAAAGAAGAAGCCGAAGCCAATGAAGCGGAATTCGATGGAGTAACTACGGAATAA